The following coding sequences lie in one Manis javanica isolate MJ-LG chromosome X, MJ_LKY, whole genome shotgun sequence genomic window:
- the LOC140847447 gene encoding testis-expressed protein 13D-like: MAVNLNDPKSGFRCSEVIKFLNEQLLSNGGSNFYETFSSLSWNEIEYELLCILNDPQISRSKKMASAWSALALSVRVAKRQEEQQAHCIEKLKEELGKREAATWALASQLQLLLQERQIMIAHLHWESNHRQQALNEREALRKQLLQTNNRQPSEVAPRFGALQLTTEGCPVKAKQNGVVAAARLQHENLMMLQRKEFQMAPAAGLLSVPQPQTPWGQVGEPRVATPLPMQSPVAFPYPRPRPTRLVSEEQAWAERAFPPQMPTGRIYPAGVWPAVGTQERVALQGDQRSQGQKEGPVWSHLPNPSGHSCSQGNQKKQESQGQMPYQPRALGILCKAEKDPDPSV; this comes from the coding sequence ATGGCGGTGAATCTCAACGACCCCAAAAGTGGCTTCCGCTGCAGTGAGGTCATTAAATTCCTCAACGAACAGTTGCTCAGCAATGGCGGCTCAAATTTTTATGAGACCTTCTCTTCGCTGTCCTGGAACGAGATAGAATATGAGCTGCTGTGTATCTTAAACGACCCTCAGATATCGCGCTCCAAGAAGATGGCCTCTGCCTGGAGCGCACTGGCCCTGAGCGTGCGTGTGGCCAAGAGGCAAGAAGAGCAGCAGGCGCACTGCATCGAGAAGCTAAAAGAGGAGCTGGGGAAGCGCGAGGCGGCCACCTGGGCTCTGGCCTcccagctgcagctgctgctccaggAGCGCCAGATAATGATCGCTCATTTGCATTGGGAAAGCAACCACAGGCAGCAGGCGCTGAACGAGCGCGAAGCGCTGCGCAAGCAGCTGCTCCAGACCAACAACAGGCAGCCCTCAGAGGTAGCACCCAGGTTTGGAGCCCTGCAGCTCACCACTGAAGGGTGTCCCGTGAAAGCCAAGCAGAACGGGGTGGTGGCCGCCGCAAGGTTGCAGCATGAGAATTTAATGATGCTCCAGCGGAAGGAATTTCAGATGGCCCCCGCAGCAGgtttgctctctgtgcctcagcctcagACTCCCTGGGGCCAGGTCGGTGAGCCCCGGGTGGCAACGCCATTGCCCATGCAGTCCCCGGTGGCATTTCCTTACCCACGCCCTCGCCCAACCAGATTAGTCTCAGAGGAGCAAGCATGGGCAGAAAGAGCATTCCCACCCCAAATGCCTACTGGGAGGATTTACCCAGCTGGCGTGTGGCCTGCAGTTGGTACCCAGGAGCGGGTAGCCCTACAGGGTGACCAGAGGAGCCAAGGCCAAAAGGAAGGTCCTGTGTGGTCCCACTTGCCGAACCCCTCAGGACACAGCTGCAGCCAAGGAAACCAAAAGAAGCAAGAGTCTCAGGGACAGATGCCCTATCAACCAAGAG